One genomic segment of Candidatus Baltobacteraceae bacterium includes these proteins:
- a CDS encoding PhoH family protein, producing MTSTTRSIELHDLPDRVRLFGEFDRNLSAIEEALDVSVQADGDWLRVSGHPDDVERAEHVVRKMLDAARGGTFVTPDDVSLASNDVREGSGERALPETLAQTQRGKSVRPRTPGQRRFVEAVESKTLTIGIGPAGTGKTYLAIVMAVRALRNREVARVILSRPAVEAGEKLGFLPGDLREKVDPYMRPLFDALNELLGPAVVDKHIDRATLEVAPLAYMRGRTLSDAFVILDEAQNATNDQIKMFLTRLGSASKMLVVGDETQIDLPSGERSGLRDAANRLNGLGDVAIVEFDEGDVVRHPLVAKIIRAYAPKKP from the coding sequence TTGACTTCAACAACCCGCTCTATCGAGCTGCACGATCTTCCCGATCGCGTTCGCCTGTTCGGCGAATTCGACCGCAACCTGTCGGCTATTGAGGAGGCGCTCGATGTTTCCGTACAGGCCGATGGCGATTGGCTGCGCGTCAGCGGGCATCCGGACGACGTTGAACGCGCCGAGCACGTCGTGCGCAAGATGCTCGACGCTGCCCGCGGCGGCACGTTCGTGACGCCCGACGACGTTTCGCTGGCTTCCAACGACGTACGTGAGGGTTCGGGCGAGCGTGCGCTGCCTGAAACGCTCGCGCAGACGCAACGCGGCAAAAGCGTGCGTCCGCGAACGCCCGGACAGCGCCGGTTCGTCGAAGCCGTCGAATCGAAGACGTTGACGATCGGGATCGGTCCGGCCGGTACCGGAAAGACGTACCTCGCGATCGTGATGGCCGTCCGCGCGCTGCGCAATCGCGAAGTCGCGCGCGTGATCCTCTCGCGACCGGCCGTCGAAGCGGGGGAGAAACTCGGATTTCTGCCCGGCGATTTACGCGAAAAGGTCGACCCGTATATGCGTCCGCTCTTCGACGCGCTCAACGAACTGCTCGGTCCGGCGGTCGTCGACAAACACATCGACCGCGCGACCTTGGAAGTCGCACCGCTGGCGTACATGCGCGGCCGGACGCTTTCGGACGCGTTCGTCATTCTCGACGAAGCGCAGAATGCGACCAACGATCAGATCAAGATGTTTCTCACGCGTCTGGGCTCCGCGTCGAAGATGCTCGTCGTCGGCGACGAGACGCAAATCGACTTACCGTCGGGCGAGCGCAGCGGGCTGCGGGACGCGGCAAACCGCTTGAACGGTCTCGGCGACGTCGCGATCGTCGAGTTCGATGAAGGCGACGTCGTTCGTCATCCGCTGGTGGCGAAGATTATCCGTGCGTACGCACCCAAAAAGCCGTGA
- the ybeY gene encoding rRNA maturation RNase YbeY, whose protein sequence is MNGRALVATAKKLLVAAGEPSSSLSLTLVDDAAIRCLNREHRGKDKATDVLSFSLVENGSASAERLLGDVVISIETARRQAADYDASLQDELYRLLIHGILHVMGHDHERVQERRVMVTAERRLARAIGLTWPYEGSR, encoded by the coding sequence GTGAACGGCCGCGCCCTCGTCGCAACGGCGAAGAAGCTGCTCGTCGCCGCCGGCGAGCCGTCTTCGTCGCTTTCGCTCACGCTGGTTGACGATGCGGCGATTCGTTGCCTCAATCGCGAGCATCGCGGAAAAGACAAGGCGACCGACGTTTTGTCGTTTTCTCTAGTGGAAAACGGCAGCGCGTCGGCAGAACGGCTGCTCGGCGACGTCGTGATTTCAATTGAAACCGCGCGTCGGCAGGCGGCCGACTACGACGCATCGCTGCAAGACGAGCTCTACCGCCTGCTCATTCACGGGATTCTGCACGTCATGGGGCACGACCACGAGCGCGTGCAAGAGCGCCGCGTGATGGTGACCGCGGAACGGCGTTTGGCGCGAGCTATCGGACTTACGTGGCCGTACGAGGGTAGCCGCTGA
- a CDS encoding diacylglycerol kinase, which produces MKHPVDEPKRPERPQYVPISESKFGRSFYHAFEGILYATRTQPNMRVHFVIAALVLLATLVLRLDRFYVVATLILVALVLSLELINTAVEAIVDLLTVAHHPLAKTAKDAAAGAVLIAAIASALAGYLIFYQGIVGGGTRVFEAVQSVPANVALIVLAVVSIATIFAKAWVGRGSPLQGGAVSGHAAVAFAAATMLAFFYQKPLPALLAYAIAFLVAQSRVEARIHSVFEVFWGAALGTIVAMAIYVIVRPHVLL; this is translated from the coding sequence ATGAAGCATCCCGTCGACGAGCCCAAACGCCCGGAGCGCCCGCAATACGTTCCGATTTCGGAGAGCAAGTTCGGCCGTTCGTTCTACCACGCGTTCGAAGGGATTCTCTACGCGACGCGCACGCAGCCGAACATGCGCGTGCACTTCGTCATCGCGGCGCTGGTATTGCTGGCCACGCTCGTGCTGCGGCTGGACCGGTTCTACGTCGTCGCGACGTTGATCTTGGTCGCCCTGGTGCTGAGCCTGGAACTGATCAATACCGCCGTCGAAGCGATCGTCGATCTGCTGACCGTCGCGCACCACCCGCTGGCGAAGACGGCCAAGGACGCCGCCGCCGGGGCCGTACTCATCGCGGCCATCGCCTCGGCGCTGGCCGGCTACCTGATCTTCTATCAAGGCATCGTCGGTGGCGGCACCCGGGTCTTCGAGGCGGTACAGTCGGTACCGGCCAACGTGGCCCTGATCGTGCTGGCGGTCGTCTCGATCGCCACGATCTTCGCCAAGGCCTGGGTCGGCCGGGGGTCGCCCTTACAAGGGGGCGCCGTCTCGGGCCATGCGGCCGTCGCCTTCGCCGCCGCCACGATGCTGGCGTTCTTCTACCAGAAGCCGCTTCCGGCGCTCCTAGCCTATGCCATCGCCTTCCTGGTGGCCCAGAGCCGCGTGGAGGCCCGGATTCATAGTGTCTTTGAGGTCTTCTGGGGGGCAGCCCTGGGAACGATTGTGGCCATGGCCATCTACGTCATCGTCCGCCCCCACGTGCTGCTTTGA